In Deltaproteobacteria bacterium, the sequence CTTTGAAAGTACGCTCGGCGGGGTCGGAGTGAAGCGCAGCGCTTCGACCACGCAAGCGGCCAGCAAGAGTGTGATGCCGACGGCGAAGCTGAGACCATCGACCGGCACGCGCCAGAACACCAGCGCCAGCAAGCCGAGGAAGACGCCGAACTTGGCAACGAACAACCCGAGCGCGACGTAGCGCCCGCGTCCCGGCTGCAGTACGCGCTGGACGATTTCCTTGAGCAACCGGAAATTGAGGCCCATCACCGCGCCGCCGAGCAGCACGCTGCCGGCATAGAGCCACCCGGTCGCGACTGCGACGAGTGCCACCACGCCGAGCAGCACGACGTGCACGAGTTCGATGCGTTGGAGGTTCATTCCGAAAAGTTGCCTACGGCGAGCTATGCTTTTTCAGGCTCCAAATCAAGCGCTGCACGGCGCCCACGAACGCGCCCAGAGTGAAGAGCAGGGTCAGCCACGGCGAGCTGCCGAGCCAGCCGTCGAGGTAGTA encodes:
- a CDS encoding AtpZ/AtpI family protein, translated to MAQAARYTGFGFEFAGIIVAGVVLGYYLDGWLGSSPWLTLLFTLGAFVGAVQRLIWSLKKHSSP